In a genomic window of Candidatus Sericytochromatia bacterium:
- the ffh gene encoding signal recognition particle protein: MFETLSDKIQGVFSRLVRGQGKLTEDNISEALREVRRALLEADVNLGVVKTFVARVKEQALGEAVLSGLNPGQTFIKIVHDELITVMGQEAAPLAKAPTGVTVILMAGLQGMGKTTTAGKLALLLKRQGMRPLLAAADIYRPAAIQQLQTLGKQIDVPVHAPGAIDPLEIAAQALQRAEAESYNYLIVDTAGRLHVDASMMDEITRLKAFLKPAEVLLVVDAMIGQDAVQMASSFNEALGISGVVLTKLDGDTRGGAALSIRQVTGCPIKFMGTSEKLDGLEAFHPERIATRILGMGDVLTLIERAQQAITLDEAKALEAKMRKAEFTLEDFAQQLQQMKKIGSMGQILEMLPIPGLKQAISGDQLAQGEGQLKKMEVIIASMTPKERRQPKILDLSRKLRIAKGSGTKVEDVNKLLKDFDNLSKMMKQFAGFQKSMPKHLQKAMKKGGLPQNPTAGLPGMPLSGAPFELPKLPGGFPFKFK, translated from the coding sequence ATGTTCGAGACACTGTCAGACAAGATTCAGGGCGTTTTTAGCCGCCTCGTGCGCGGCCAAGGCAAACTGACCGAAGACAACATTTCCGAGGCCTTGCGCGAGGTGCGTCGGGCCCTGCTCGAGGCCGACGTCAACCTGGGCGTGGTCAAGACGTTCGTGGCGCGTGTCAAGGAACAGGCACTCGGCGAAGCCGTCTTGTCGGGTTTGAATCCCGGGCAGACCTTCATCAAGATCGTCCACGATGAACTCATCACGGTGATGGGCCAGGAAGCCGCGCCCTTGGCCAAGGCCCCAACCGGCGTCACGGTCATCCTGATGGCCGGGCTTCAAGGCATGGGAAAGACCACCACCGCAGGCAAGCTGGCCCTCCTGTTGAAGCGACAGGGCATGCGCCCCTTGCTGGCAGCCGCTGACATCTACCGCCCCGCGGCCATCCAGCAGTTGCAAACCCTCGGCAAGCAGATTGACGTTCCAGTGCATGCCCCGGGGGCGATCGATCCGCTGGAAATCGCCGCTCAGGCGTTACAGCGAGCAGAGGCGGAATCATACAACTACCTGATTGTCGACACGGCGGGGCGGCTGCACGTCGACGCGTCGATGATGGATGAGATCACGCGTCTGAAAGCCTTCCTGAAGCCTGCCGAGGTGTTGCTGGTCGTCGATGCCATGATCGGACAAGATGCCGTTCAGATGGCTTCCTCGTTCAATGAGGCCTTGGGGATCAGCGGCGTCGTCCTGACCAAACTCGACGGCGACACGCGCGGGGGAGCGGCCCTCTCGATCCGCCAGGTCACCGGCTGTCCGATCAAGTTTATGGGAACCAGTGAGAAGCTGGACGGCCTCGAGGCCTTCCACCCAGAGCGAATTGCCACGCGCATCCTTGGTATGGGAGATGTCCTCACGCTGATCGAGCGGGCCCAGCAAGCCATCACCTTGGACGAAGCCAAGGCGCTCGAAGCAAAGATGCGAAAGGCCGAGTTCACGCTGGAGGACTTTGCGCAGCAACTTCAACAGATGAAGAAGATCGGTTCGATGGGGCAAATCCTCGAGATGCTTCCCATCCCTGGCTTGAAACAAGCCATTTCCGGGGACCAGTTGGCGCAGGGCGAAGGTCAGCTCAAAAAAATGGAGGTGATCATCGCCTCCATGACCCCCAAGGAACGCCGCCAACCCAAAATCCTGGACCTCTCGCGCAAACTACGCATTGCCAAAGGCTCCGGCACCAAAGTGGAAGACGTGAACAAGTTGCTCAAGGACTTTGATAACCTGAGCAAGATGATGAAGCAATTCGCGGGCTTCCAGAAGTCAATGCCCAAACACCTGCAGAAGGCCATGAAAAAGGGAGGGTTGCCGCAAAACCCGACGGCAGGCCTGCCCGGAATGCCGCTCAGCGGAGCCCCTTTTGAACTCCCCAAGTTGCCTGGAGGCTTTCCTTTTAAATTCAAATAG